From the Deltaproteobacteria bacterium genome, the window CTCGACGATCACGGGGAGCGCGCGGCCGCTACGGACGTCGCGGACGACGACCTCTCCGCGGCGCAGAAGGCGCCTCAGGTAGCCAGCTTGCTGGCGGGGGGTGGGACCGGTCATGTCATCTCCGCAGAAGGACGGACGAGTGGGATTTGCAAGCGGCGCGCCCGTCGCGAGAGACCCGGCCCGACGCCGCGGGCGCGCGGATGTGCAAGTGTCGCGCAGAACGAGAAGGCTTTCTTCCCCGTCATGTGGCGCCGCCTTCCTCAGGACTGTGGCGGCTCGCCCGTGGCCTCGCGGAGCGCGCGCCGCGCGGTGCGCGTGATGACCGCGGTCGCGATCAGCGTGACGACCAGGCCTGCCGCCTTGAAGATCCACTCCAGCGCCGTCGGCGCGCTCTGGCTCCGGCCGGCCGCGTCCCCCGCAAGCGAGCCGAGGTAGACGTACAGCAGGGTTCCGGGGAGCATGCCCAGACACGCGAGTGCGTAGTCGCGGAAGCGAAGCTTGGTCAGGCCGAGCGCGTAGTTCAGCAGGCTGAACGGAAACGCCGGAGAGAGCCGCAGCAGGAAGGCGATCTTCCGGCCCTCGGCCGCGATGGCGCGATCGATCGCCGCGAAGCGCGCGTTTCCCTCGAGCCGGCGCTCGATCGCGCCCCGCGCGACGGTCCGCGCCAGCGCGAAGGCCCCGCACGCGCCGAGGCTCGCGGCGGCGAAGACGTAGATCGTCCCGGCCGCCAGGCCGAAGATGCCGCCGGCCGCGAGCGTGAGCACCGAGCCCGGTACGAACGCGACCACCGCGAGCGCGTAGCCTGCAATGAACGCGACCGGCCCCCAGGGGCCGAGCGTCGGCACCCAGCGCAGGAAGGCCTGCACGCTCGACGTCACCGCCTCGCCGAGCCCGGTGCTCCGAGCCAGCGCCACCGTGGTGATGGCGAGCGCTGCGAGCGCGAGCCCGCGCAGCCATCGTCCTCGCGCGGTCGGCGTCATCCGACCCGCCTGCTTCGCCACAGGTAGCGGCTTCGCGTGGGCGCCCAGCCGGCCGCGACGAACCTTGCGCGCCACCAGCTTCGCGGCCGCAGCGTCACGCGCTGCGGGTCTTCGGGCTCGTGGTCCTCGCTCGTGCTGCTGTAGAAGTGGAACAGCTCGCCGACGCGGCTGGCGGCCGCGAGCACGGTCGGCACATCTCGCGCCGCCAGGTAGACCAGCGCGTTCGAGAAGATCAGGTCGAAACGCCGTCCCGCGCGCTCGAGGCGAGGCAGGTAGTGCCGCAGGTCGGCGCGCTCGATGCTGCGGCGGTGGCGAGGCGGGATCCGAGCGTGGGCCCACGCGCTGATCTCGCAGCCGTGCGGGCGAACGCCGAGCGCCCTTTCGAGGTGCGCGAGGATCTGTCCCGTGGCCGCGCCGAGCACGAGCGCCGAGCCGATCGGTGCGCGCATGCGGCGCAACGTGGCGACGCAGTTTTCCGCCCCGCTGTGCTCGAGCCAGATCTGCTCGTACGGGGCGCGCCCGCAGTAGCGGGTGAAGTATTCGCGATTCACGGCGCCTGTAGATGCCAGCTGCGACCCGGGGGCGCAAAAATTTCCCTAAAGGAGTTGGCGGCCGTGTCGAAACGAAGTCATCTGGGGCGGGGCTGGCCGGGACTGGACGGTGGTGCTGGCGAAACGACCCGCAAAGCCTGAAATGGCCCGAAGGGGCCGGAAAGTGGGGGGATCATGGGAATGGCGGAGAATCTGATCACGGTTCGCGAGGCGGCCAACTTCCTGCGCATCTCGGCGCGAACGGTCTACCGGCTGATCGAGTCGGGCCAGATCGGCGCGGTGCGGATCGGCAAGCAGTGGCGCATTCCGGCGAACGATCTTCCGGGCGTGACGATCGTCGAGGGTCCGAACGGCCCGCAGCTTCAGACCCAGGCGACGTCGAACGCCTGAGCATTTCGAGGTTGGGCGTAGCGCGCCGGCTCTCGCGAGAGGGCCGGCGCCTTGCCTTCTTCTAGCGCGGCTCCGTCCGGCGGGGACGCCCCGGAAAGAGCTGGCTCGCTTCCTCGGCCAGCTTGGTCACGCCCTCGAGCTCCTCGCGCAGCTCGAAGCAGATCGCGTGGATCGCGCGGCGCTCGTCCTCGGGCTCGAGCAGATCCTGCGCGCGCAGGCGCGAGAGCGAGGCGGCGAACTCGAGCACGGCCTGCACGAGCCGGCTGCGCGCGCTCTGGTAGAGCGACCGGCTCTCGATCAGCCCGGGCGGCGGCTCGTTGCGGTGCTCGCCGTGGAGCTCGAGCGCGTCGAGCATGCCGTCCTCGCGCGCGAGCTCGGTCGCGGCGTCGCAGGCGCAGAGCAGCGCGGCGACGAGCTCGGAACGCGCGCCGTCGGAGGCCTCGCCGGCGCAGAGTCGCAGCCAGAGATCGCGGCCGAGGCGAAGGATCTCGACCAGCAGCTTGCGGGCCTGGCCGGCCTGGAGCATCGGCATCGCCTCCGAGACCGCGCGAACCAGCGCGCCCGGCGGAGGCACGTCCGTGCCGTCACCGATCAGTGTCTCGCGCTGGATCCAGGTCCAGCCGGAGTAGATCGCCACCGACGCCGGGATCAGGCTGGCGCCGAGCAGCGGCAGGAATCCGGCCGCGGCCGCGGCCGCGCCCGCGCCCAGCGTCGCGACCGCCAGCCAGAGGCTCCAGTGGG encodes:
- a CDS encoding class I SAM-dependent methyltransferase, producing the protein MNREYFTRYCGRAPYEQIWLEHSGAENCVATLRRMRAPIGSALVLGAATGQILAHLERALGVRPHGCEISAWAHARIPPRHRRSIERADLRHYLPRLERAGRRFDLIFSNALVYLAARDVPTVLAAASRVGELFHFYSSTSEDHEPEDPQRVTLRPRSWWRARFVAAGWAPTRSRYLWRSRRVG
- a CDS encoding TVP38/TMEM64 family protein, producing the protein MTPTARGRWLRGLALAALAITTVALARSTGLGEAVTSSVQAFLRWVPTLGPWGPVAFIAGYALAVVAFVPGSVLTLAAGGIFGLAAGTIYVFAAASLGACGAFALARTVARGAIERRLEGNARFAAIDRAIAAEGRKIAFLLRLSPAFPFSLLNYALGLTKLRFRDYALACLGMLPGTLLYVYLGSLAGDAAGRSQSAPTALEWIFKAAGLVVTLIATAVITRTARRALREATGEPPQS
- a CDS encoding helix-turn-helix domain-containing protein yields the protein MGMAENLITVREAANFLRISARTVYRLIESGQIGAVRIGKQWRIPANDLPGVTIVEGPNGPQLQTQATSNA